The following are from one region of the Corylus avellana chromosome ca1, CavTom2PMs-1.0 genome:
- the LOC132173178 gene encoding putative disease resistance protein At3g14460: MPKQLSRLKCLRTLTKFIISKHSGACIEELGKLSNLQGKLSILKLQNVVSPEDALKACLKERKYLEELVLEWNALDTNISECQRFVLDNLRPHRNLKSLTINNYGAETFPDWIGHHSFLNIVSLRLENCRHCCNLPPLGQLPSLRYLSVVGFEEVVKVDREFYGSDSSSAKPFGALKVLRFEQMLKWEEWSSFGAENEGGPFPQLEELYISFCHKLTGELPIHLPSLAKLEILECPQLAASFPRAPLHELYLKNCNKVQLKELPTGLQKLKIEGFESLPQGLVDSNGCLQKLTIKKYMKLELPTHFSSLETLKLDNCDSLKSFPLDLFSKLYKINISGCTNLGSFTASEQHGRDLVTLHIHISNCPNFVSFPKEGIRAPNLKSFWVQKCESLRSLPEKMHILLPSLEKFAITDCPEVELLPKGGFPSNLQILNVEYCEKLFASRMEWGLQKLSSIRRLYIGSKSEDVVSFPEPGLMPSCLTSLSFYRFPNMKSLDKKGLQHLTSLQKLSVNDCPKLKYMPKEVLPASLSIIRIYSCPLLRKWWQSKKGKERRKIPDVDNVIFDWEVYIG; the protein is encoded by the coding sequence ATGCCAAAGCAATTGAGTAGACTAAAATGCCTACGAACATTAACTAAATTTATCATCAGCAAACATAGTGGGGCTTGCATTGAAGAACTGggaaaactttcaaatctcCAAGGAAAGCTTTCTATTTTAAAGCTCCAAAATGTTGTATCTCCTGAGGATGCTTTGAAAGCATGCTTGAAAGAAAGGAAGTACCTTGAGGAGTTGGTGTTGGAATGGAATGCATTAGATACTAATATTTCAGAATGTCAAAGATTTGTACTTGACAATCTTCGGCCTCATCGTAACTTGAAAAGTCTCACTATCAACAACTATGGCGCTGAAACTTTTCCAGATTGGATAGGGCATCATTCATTCCTTAATATAGTGTCCCTTCGCTTAGAAAACTGTAGACATTGTTGTAACTTGCCACCACTTGGGCAACTACCCTCTTTGAGGTACCTCTCTGTTGTTGGGTTTGAAGAAGTAGTTAAAGTGGATCGTGAGTTTTATGGGAGCGATTCTTCATCGGCTAAGCCATTTGGAGCCTTGAAAGTTCTAAGGTTCGAGCAAATGTTGAAGTGGGAGGAATGGTCTTCTTTTGGTGCTGAAAACGAAGGCGGACCTTTTCCTCAACTTGAGGAGCTTTATATTAGTTTCTGCCACAAGCTAACCGGAGAGCTGCCcatccatcttccttctttagcCAAACTTGAGATTTTGGAATGTCCGCAGTTGGCTGCCTCATTCCCAAGGGCTCCTTTGCACgaattgtatttaaaaaattgtaataaggTTCAGTTAAAGGAATTGCCAACCGGACTGCAGAAGCTCAAAATTGAAGGATTTGAGTCTCTTCCCCAAGGACTGGTGGACTCCAACGGCTGCCTTCAAAAGTTAACAATCAAAAAGTATATGAAGTTAGAGCTCCCAACACACTTTTCGTCCCTTGAAACGTTGAAGTTGGACAATTGTGATTCCCTCAAGTCATTTCCATTAGATTTATTCTCAAAGCTTTATAAAATCAACATCTCTGGGTGTACGAATCTGGGATCATTTACAGCTTCAGAACAACATGGACGTGATTTAGTGACCTTGCATATTCACATTAGCAATTGCCCGaattttgtatcttttccaAAAGAAGGAATTCGTGCCCCCAACCTTAAATCCTTTTGGGTACAAAAATGTGAAAGTCTGAGGTCACTGCCAGAGAAGATGCATATACTCCTCCCTTCTCTTGAAAAATTTGCTATAACCGATTGTCCAGAAGTTGAATTGTTACCTAAAGGGGGCTTTCCTTCCAATCTGCAAATTCTTAACGTTGAGTACTGTGAGAAACTCTTTGCTAGTCGGATGGAATGGGGTTTGCAAAAACTTTCGTCTATTAGACGTTTGTATATCGGTAGCAAATCTGAAGATGTGGTGTCTTTTCCAGAGCCAGGGTTGATGCCTTCTTGTTTGACTTCTCTTTCGTTCTATCGATTTCCAAATATGAAATCTTTGGACAAGAAAGGGCTTCAACACCTCACCTCTCTTCAAAAATTGTCGGTCAATGACTGCCCTAAGCTCAAGTACATGCCCAAAGAGGTGTTGCCTGCCTCGCTTTCAATTATACGTATCTATAGCTGCCCTTTGTTAAGGAAATGGTGGCAAagtaagaaaggaaaagaacgACGAAAGATTCCCGACGTCGATAACGTAATTTTTGATTGGGAAGTTTATATTGGTTGA
- the LOC132173209 gene encoding putative disease resistance protein At3g14460, with translation MGGIGKTTLAQLVYKDKRVKEHFHLQAWVCVSDEFDVLKLTKTILEEVGSSTNTDSNNLNLLQLTLNEKLMDKKFLIVLDDVWNENYVDWEMLSKPFKSGAPGSTVIVTTRNDDVASIMRTIPTHRLNTLLEEDCWSLFAKHAFLDGIFDARPELEAIGRQIVKKCEGLPLAAKTIGALLRSKLDVDEWQKILKSELWDSPIDKTNILPALRLSYKYLPQQLKQCFAYCSIFPKDYVLEKDQVVLLWMAEGFLEETRNKGMEEVGEDYFLALASRSLFEQSSGNKSGLIMHDLVNDLAKFVSGQFTFRLEVDNSQEILNKTRHLSYLRKRYNNFKKFEALYKSTRLHTFLPLKLSPSSSYYFLTEKVPLDLLPNLSSLRVLSLSHHYNRIELPESIGKLKHLRYLNLSFTKIIRLPDSICKLYNLQTLNLSSCEGLSVLPRDVWKLVNLRHLDITGTIIKEMPMQLSRLKCLRTLTKFFISKHSGACIEELGKLSNLRGRLSILELQNVVSPEDALKACLKERKYLEELVLEWNALDTNISECQRFVLDNLRPHHNLKSLTINNYGAKTFPDWIGHHSFLNTVSLRLESCRHCCNLPPLGRLPSLRYLSIVGFEEVVKVDREFYGSDSSSAKPFEALKVLRYEQMLKWEEWTSFGAENEGGPFPQLEELYISLCPKLTGELPIHLPSLAKLEILECPQLAASLPRAPSLHELYFKNINEVQLKELPTGLQKLKIEGFEALESLPQGLVDSNGCLQKLTIKKCMKLEFPTHFSSLETLKLDNCDSLKSFPLDLFSKLYKINISGCTNLGSFTASEQHGRDLVTLHIHISNCPNFVSFPKEGIRAPNLKSFWVQKCESLRSLPEKMHILLPSLEKFAITDCPEVELLPKGGFPSNLQILNVEYCEKLFASRMEWGLQKLSSIRRLYIGSKSEDVVSFPEPGLMPSCLTSLSFYGFPNMKSLDKKGLQHLTSLQKLSVNDCPKLKYMPKEVLPASLSIIRIYSCPLLRKWWQSKKGKERRKIPDVDNVIFDWEVYIG, from the coding sequence ATGGGAGGAATTGGCAAGACCACCCTTGCTCAACTTGTGTACAAGGACAAGAGGGTGAAGGAGCATTTTCACCTTCAAGCATGGGTTTGTGTTTCGGATGAATTTGACGTGTTAAAGCTTACAAAAACAATTTTAGAAGAAGTAGGTTCGTCTACTAATACTGATAGtaataatctaaatttgcttcAACTTACACTAAATGAGAAATTGATGGACAAGAAATTTCTAATAGTTCTAGATGATGTTTGGAATGAGAATTATGTTGATTGGGAGATGTTAAGTAAGCCATTTAAATCTGGGGCACCTGGAAGTACGGTCATTGTAACTACACGCAATGACGATGTTGCATCAATCATGCGCACTATTCCAACTCACCGTCTAAATACGTTACTGGAAGAAGATTGTTGGTCACTATTTGCAAAACATGCATTCCTCGATGGCATCTTTGATGCACGTCCAGAGCTAGAAGCAATTGGTAGACAAATTGTGAAAAAGTGTGAAGGCCTACCTTTAGCAGCCAAGACGATTGGGGCTCTCCTGCGATCTAAACTAGATGTGGATGAATGGCAGAAGATATTGAAGAGCGAACTATGGGATTCGCCAATCGACAAGACAAACATTCTTCCAGCTTTAAGATTAAGTTACAAATATCTTCCCCAACAATTAAAGCAATGTTTTGCTTATTGTTCAATATTTCCCAAGGAttatgttttagaaaaagatcAAGTAGTCCTATTATGGATGGCAGAAGGTTTCTTAGAAGAAACTAGAAACAAAGGAATGGAAGAGGTTGGTGAAGACTACTTCCTTGCTTTGGCATCAAGATCATTGTTTGAACAATCAAGTGGCAACAAATCAGGTCTTATAATGCATGATCTTGTCAACGACTTGGCAAAATTTGTTTCTGGACAATTTACCTTTAGACTGGAGGTTGACAATTCTCAAGAAATTTTGAACAAGACTCGCCATTTGTCATATTTAAGAAAACGATATAACAACTTTAAGAAGTTTGAGGCACTTTACAAGTCTACTCGATTGCACACATTCTTGCCATTGAAGTTGTCACCATCAAGTAGTTACTACTTCTTAACAGAAAAAGTACCACTTGACTTATTGCCAAATCTAAGCTCATTGCGGGTGCTCTCTCTATCTCACCATTATAATAGGATTGAGTTGCCTGAATCAATTGGCAAACTTAAGCATTTACGTTATTTGAACCTTTCTTTCACTAAAATTATAAGGTTGCCTGATTCTATATGTAAGTTGTACAATTTGCAAACATTGAATTTATCAAGTTGTGAAGGTCTTTCTGTATTACCAAGAGATGTGTGGAAACTTGTTAATTTACGTCATCTTGATATTACTGGAACTATCATAAAGGAGATGCCAATGCAGTTGAGTAGACTAAAATGCCTACGAACATTAACTAAATTTTTCATCAGCAAACATAGTGGGGCTTGCATTGAAGAGTTGGGAAAACTGTCAAATCTCCGAGGAAGGCTTTCTATTTTAGAGCTCCAAAATGTTGTATCTCCTGAGGATGCTTTGAAAGCATGCTTGAAAGAAAGGAAGTACCTTGAGGAGTTGGTGTTGGAATGGAATGCATTAGATACTAATATTTCAGAATGTCAAAGATTTGTACTTGACAATCTTCGGCCTCATCATAACTTGAAAAGTCTCACTATCAACAACTATGGCGCTAAAACTTTTCCAGATTGGATAGGGCATCATTCATTCCTTAATACAGTGTCCCTTCGCTTAGAAAGCTGTAGACATTGTTGTAACTTGCCACCACTTGGGCGACTACCCTCTTTGAGGTACCTCTCTATTGTTGGGTTTGAAGAAGTAGTTAAAGTGGATCGTGAGTTTTATGGGAGCGATTCTTCATCGGCTAAGCCATTTGAAGCCTTGAAAGTTCTAAGGTACGAGCAAATGTTGAAGTGGGAGGAATGGACTTCTTTTGGTGCTGAAAATGAAGGTGGACCTTTTCCACAACTTGAAGAGCTTTATATTAGTTTATGCCCCAAGCTAACAGGAGAGCTGCCcatccatcttccttctttgGCCAAACTTGAAATTCTTGAATGTCCGCAGTTGGCTGCCTCACTCCCAAGGGCTCCTTCTTTGCACgaattgtattttaaaaatattaatgagGTTCAGTTAAAGGAATTGCCAACCGGACTACAGAAGCTCAAAATTGAAGGATTTGAAGCACTAGAGTCTCTTCCCCAAGGACTGGTGGACTCCAATGGCTGCCTTCAAAAGTTAACAATCAAAAAGTGTATGAAGTTAGAGTTCCCAACACACTTTTCATCCCTTGAAACGTTGAAGTTGGACAATTGTGATTCCCTCAAGTCATTTCCATTAGATTTATTCTCAAAGCTTTATAAAATCAACATCTCTGGGTGTACGAATCTGGGATCATTTACTGCTTCAGAACAACATGGACGTGATTTAGTGACCTTGCATATTCACATTAGCAATTGCCCGaattttgtatcttttccaAAAGAAGGAATTCGTGCCCCCAACCTTAAATCCTTTTGGGTACAAAAATGTGAAAGTCTGAGGTCACTGCCAGAGAAGATGCATATACTCCTCCCTTCTCTTGAAAAATTTGCTATAACCGATTGTCCAGAAGTTGAATTGTTACCTAAAGGGGGCTTTCCTTCCAATCTGCAAATTCTTAACGTTGAGTACTGTGAGAAACTCTTTGCTAGTCGGATGGAATGGGGTTTGCAAAAACTTTCGTCTATTAGACGTTTGTATATCGGTAGCAAATCTGAAGATGTGGTGTCTTTTCCAGAGCCAGGGTTGATGCCTTCTTGTTTGACTTCTCTTTCGTTCTATGGATTTCCAAATATGAAATCTTTGGACAAGAAAGGGCTTCAACACCTCACCTCTCTTCAAAAATTGTCGGTCAATGACTGCCCTAAGCTCAAGTACATGCCCAAAGAGGTGTTGCCTGCCTCGCTTTCAATTATACGTATCTATAGCTGCCCTTTGTTAAGGAAATGGTGGCAAagtaagaaaggaaaagaacgACGAAAGATTCCCGACGTCGATAACGTAATTTTTGATTGGGAAGTTTATATTGGTTGA
- the LOC132173240 gene encoding putative disease resistance RPP13-like protein 1: protein MGGIGKTTLAQLVYTDKMVKEHFDLQAWICVSDEFDVLKLTKTILEEVGSSANTDSKNLNLLQLTLNEKLMGKKFFLVLDDVWNENYVDWKMLSKPFKSGASGSMVIVTTRNDDVASLMRTVPTHRLKMLLEEDCWSLFAKHAFLDGISDAHPELEGIGRQIVKKCEGLPLAAKTIGALLRSKLDVDEWEKILKSELWDSPIDKTNILPALRLSYKYLPPQLKQCFAYCSIFPKDYVLEKDQVVLLWMAEGFLEETRNKGMEDVGEDYFRALASRSLLEQSSANKSGFIMHDLVNDLAKFVSGQFTFRLEVDNSQEISNKTRYLSYFRNEFDNLKKFEVLYEATRLHTFLPLELSPSSHDDYFLTKKVPLDLLPILSSLRVLSLSQYQNMIELPKSIGKIKHLRYLNISSTAIRKLPDSMCKLCNLQTLNLSGCKDLSVLPRDMQKLVNLRHLDITGTAIKEMPMQLSRLKCLQTLTKFIISKHNGAYIEELGKLSNLRGRLSILELQNVVSPTDALKACLKERKYLEELVLEWNALDTNISKCQKSVLDNLRPHCNLKTLTINNYVAETFPDWVGHHSFFNIVSLRLENCRHCCNLPPLGQLCSLRDLFVVGFEEVVIVDSEFYGSDSLSAKPFGALKVLRFEQMLKWEEWSSFGAENEGGPFPQLEELYISLCPKLTGELPIHLSCLAKLEILECPQLAASLPRAPSLHELYLKNCNEVQLKELPTGLQKLKIEGFGALESLPQGLVDSNVSSLETLELDNCDFLKSFPLDLFPKLYKINISGCTNLESFTASEQDGRDLVTLHIHIRNCPNFVSFPKGGIRAPNLKYFCVINCGSLRSLPEKMHILLPSLEYFHISDCSEVELLPEGGFPTNLGLLAVISCEKLFASRMEWGLQKLSSIRDLIIERTTTPHLSSRIGGP, encoded by the exons ATGGGAGGAATTGGCAAGACCACCCTTGCTCAACTTGTATATACGGACAAGATGGTGAAGGAGCATTTTGACCTTCAAGCATGGATTTGTGTTTCTGATGAATTTGACGTGTTAAAGCTTACGAAAACAATTTTAGAGGAAGTAGGTTCGTCTGCTAATACCGATAGTAAGAATCTAAATCTTCTTCAACTTACACTAAATGAGAAATTGATGGGGAAAAAATTTTTTCTCGTTCTAGATGATGTTTGGAATGAGAATTATGTTGATTGGAAGATGTTAAGCAAGCCATTTAAATCTGGGGCATCTGGAAGTATGGTCATTGTAACTACACGCAATGATGATGTTGCATCACTCATGCGCACTGTTCCGACTCATCGTCTGAAGATGTTACTGGAAGAAGATTGTTGGTCACTATTTGCAAAACATGCATTCCTCGATGGCATCTCTGATGCACATCCAGAGCTAGAAGGAATTGGTAGACAAATTGTCAAAAAGTGTGAGGGCCTACCTTTAGCAGCCAAGACGATTGGGGCTCTCCTGCGATCTAAACTAGATGTGGATGAATGGGAGAAGATATTGAAGAGCGAACTATGGGATTCGCCAATTGACAAGACAAACATTCTTCCAGCTTTAAGATTAAGTTACAAATATCTTCCACCACAATTAAAGCAATGTTTTGCTTATTGTTCAATATTTCCCAAGGAttatgttttagaaaaagatcAAGTAGTCCTATTATGGATGGCAGAAGGTTTTTTAGAAGAAACTAGAAACAAAGGAATGGAAGATGTTGGTGAAGACTACTTCCGTGCTTTGGCATCAAGATCATTGTTGGAACAATCAAGTGCCAATAAATCAGGTTTTATAATGCATGATCTTGTCAATGACTTGGCAAAATTTGTGTCTGGACAATTTACCTTTAGATTGGAGGTTGACAATTCTCAAGAAATTTCGAACAAGACTCGCTATTTGTCTTATTTTAGAAATGAATTTGATAACCTTAAGAAGTTTGAGGTTCTTTACGAGGCTACTCGATTGCACACATTCTTGCCATTGGAGTTGTCACCATCAAGTCATGATGACtactttttaacaaaaaaagtaCCACTTGACTTACTGCCAATTCTAAGCTCACTGCGGGTGCTCTCTCTATCTCAATATCAAAATATGATTGAGTTACCTAAATCAATTGGCAAAATTAAGCATCTACGTTATTTGAACATTTCTTCCACTGCAATTCGAAAGTTGCCTGATTCCATGTGTAAGTTATGCAATTTGCAAACATTGAATTTATCAGGTTGTAAAGATCTTTCGGTATTACCAAGAGATATGCAGAAACTCGTTAATTTACGTCATCTTGATATTACTGGAACTGCTATAAAGGAGATGCCAATGCAGTTGAGTAGACTAAAATGTTTACAAACATTAACTAAATTTATCATCAGCAAACATAATGGAGCTTACATTGAAGAGTTGGGAAAACTTTCAAATCTTCGAGGAAGGCTTTCTATTTTAGAACTCCAAAATGTTGTATCTCCGACGGATGCTTTGAAAGCATGCTTGAAAGAAAGGAAGTATCTTGAGGAGTTGGTGTTGGAATGGAATGCATTAGATACTAATAtttcaaaatgtcaaaaatcTGTACTTGACAATCTTCGGCCTCATTGTAACTTGAAAACTCTTACTATCAACAACTATGTCGCTGAAACTTTTCCAGATTGGGTCGGCCATCATTCATTCTTTAATATAGTGTCCCTTCGCTTAGAAAACTGTAGACATTGTTGTAACTTACCACCACTTGGGCAACTATGCTCTTTGCGGGACCTCTTTGTTGTTGGGTTTGAAGAAGTAGTTATAGTGGATAGTGAGTTTTATGGGAGCGATTCTTTATCAGCTAAGCCATTTGGAGCCTTGAAAGTTCTAAGGTTCGAGCAAATGTTGAAGTGGGAGGAATGGTCTTCTTTTGGAGCTGAAAATGAAGGCGGACCTTTTCCTCAACTTGAAGAGCTTTATATTAGTTTATGCCCCAAGCTAACAGGAGAGCTGCCCATCCATCTTTCTTGTTTAGCCAAACTTGAAATTCTTGAATGTCCGCAGTTGGCTGCCTCACTCCCAAGGGCTCCTTCTTTGCACgaattgtatttaaaaaattgtaatgagGTTCAGTTAAAGGAATTGCCAACCGGACTGCAGAAGCTCAAAATTGAAGGATTTGGCGCACTAGAGTCTCTTCCCCAAGGACTGGTGGACTCCAACGTTTCATCCCTTGAAACGTTGGAGTTGGACAATTGTGATTTCCTCAAGTCATTTCCATTAGATTTATTCCCGAAGCTTTATAAAATCAACATCTCTGGGTGTACGAATCTGGAATCATTTACAGCTTCAGAACAAGATGGACGTGATTTAGTGACCTTGCATATTCACATCAGGAATTGCCCGaattttgtatcttttccaAAAGGAGGAATTCGTGCCCCCAACCTTAAATACTTTTGTGTCATTAATTGTGGAAGTCTGAGGTCACTGCCAGAGAAGATGCATATACTCCTTCCCTCTCTTGAGTATTTTCATATAAGTGATTGTTCAGAAGTTGAATTGTTACCTGAAGGAGGCTTTCCTACCAATCTGGGACTTCTTGCTGTTATTTCTTGTGAGAAACTCTTTGCCAGTCGAATGGAGTGGGGTTTGCAAAAACTCTCGTCTATTAGAGATTTGATTATCG AAAGGACTACAACACCTCACCTCTCTTCAAGAATTGGTGGTCCGTGA